A window of the Candidatus Jettenia caeni genome harbors these coding sequences:
- a CDS encoding biotin-[acetyl-CoA-carboxylase] ligase: protein MLDCLVSEEIIKGLKTKIIGSAVVIHDRITSTMDVAKKIAHRSFKNGMVIFTEEQTHGRGRSGKLWSCQKSKGLLFTILIRHTIQPDHLCLLTGTIAVSITETIRETLKLPAVIKWPNDILIYGKKVGGVLVELEKRPKKQPIFLIGIGLNVNTSEKELPKQTRLPVTSLAIEKNELIDRTTLATALLQDIDKWYLILKDEHFRYIAERWREFCITIGEKLTIADCGKDYSGQVIDISNNGGLMLRLDNGEIKIFRGEHATIKY from the coding sequence ATGCTAGATTGTCTGGTTTCCGAAGAAATCATTAAGGGATTAAAAACAAAAATCATTGGAAGTGCTGTAGTTATTCATGACCGAATAACCTCAACGATGGATGTTGCCAAAAAAATTGCCCATAGGAGTTTTAAAAATGGCATGGTAATTTTTACAGAAGAGCAAACTCACGGAAGGGGACGTTCAGGCAAATTATGGTCTTGCCAAAAATCTAAAGGGTTGCTTTTTACAATTTTAATAAGGCATACTATCCAGCCAGACCATTTATGCCTATTAACCGGCACTATAGCTGTTTCAATCACAGAGACAATTCGCGAGACTTTAAAGCTCCCGGCAGTAATTAAATGGCCTAATGATATTTTAATCTATGGGAAAAAGGTGGGAGGTGTATTGGTAGAATTGGAAAAAAGACCTAAAAAACAACCAATATTTTTAATTGGTATAGGTCTGAATGTCAATACCTCTGAAAAAGAGTTACCAAAACAAACACGTTTACCGGTAACATCTTTAGCTATCGAAAAAAATGAGCTTATAGATCGTACGACCCTTGCAACTGCATTACTTCAAGATATCGACAAATGGTATTTAATTTTAAAGGACGAACACTTTAGGTATATTGCTGAACGATGGAGGGAATTTTGTATTACGATCGGAGAGAAGTTAACTATTGCCGATTGTGGTAAAGATTATTCTGGCCAGGTAATCGATATTTCTAATAACGGAGGCTTGATGTTGCGGTTAGATAACGGTGAGATAAAAATATTCCGTGGTGAACATGCCACGATCAAATATTAG
- a CDS encoding 1-hydroxy-2-methyl-2-(E)-butenyl 4-diphosphate synthase, whose product MIQRRKTRVVNIGGVLIGGENPISVQTMTKTHTENIDATVQQIKELEAIGCHIVRVAVPTIVVAKCLGAIKRQIQIPIVADIHFGHHLALESIAQGVDKIRINPGNMKDKEKLEEVVRAAKDKGIPIRIGVNSGSVRGNEDKHEDLTMLMVKTVLNYCEHFESIGFKDIVLSLKASDVPSTLSAYRSIAALCDYPLHLGVTAAGPPSLATIKSAIGIGALLSEGIGDTLRVSYTGASELEIKAGYDILEALGLYKSEKTELISCPTCGRCEIDLVNIVEKVRQRLPKDKKHLQIAIMGCVVNGPGEAREVDIGIAGGKGFGFLFKKGEKVRKIPEDRMVEELLEEIAQMS is encoded by the coding sequence ATGATTCAAAGGCGGAAAACAAGGGTAGTGAATATTGGTGGTGTATTAATTGGCGGAGAAAATCCAATCTCTGTGCAAACTATGACTAAAACCCACACAGAGAATATTGATGCTACGGTTCAGCAAATTAAGGAGCTTGAGGCAATAGGATGTCATATCGTACGTGTTGCAGTACCTACTATTGTTGTGGCTAAATGTCTTGGTGCTATTAAAAGGCAGATACAAATTCCAATCGTTGCTGATATTCACTTTGGTCATCATTTAGCATTGGAATCTATTGCGCAAGGGGTTGATAAAATACGAATTAACCCTGGAAATATGAAGGATAAAGAGAAGCTGGAAGAGGTTGTACGTGCTGCTAAAGATAAGGGCATTCCAATTCGTATTGGAGTTAATTCAGGATCTGTTCGTGGTAATGAAGATAAACACGAGGATTTAACAATGTTGATGGTAAAAACAGTCCTGAATTATTGTGAGCATTTTGAATCAATCGGATTTAAGGATATTGTATTATCTCTCAAGGCTTCAGATGTTCCTTCAACCTTAAGCGCCTATAGATCTATAGCTGCCCTGTGTGATTATCCACTGCATTTAGGTGTTACCGCTGCAGGGCCGCCAAGCCTTGCTACTATTAAATCAGCTATTGGTATTGGAGCGTTACTTTCTGAGGGTATTGGGGATACCTTAAGGGTTTCTTATACTGGTGCATCCGAGCTAGAGATTAAGGCTGGTTATGATATTCTTGAAGCGCTTGGCCTTTATAAAAGCGAAAAGACAGAACTTATATCTTGTCCTACATGCGGTCGTTGTGAGATCGATTTAGTAAATATTGTAGAAAAAGTTAGGCAGCGTTTACCAAAGGATAAAAAACATCTCCAAATAGCGATTATGGGTTGTGTTGTTAATGGCCCTGGCGAAGCGCGTGAAGTTGATATCGGTATTGCTGGAGGAAAGGGATTTGGATTCCTTTTTAAGAAAGGTGAGAAGGTGCGGAAAATACCGGAAGATCGTATGGTAGAGGAACTCCTGGAAGAAATTGCCCAGATGTCCTAA
- a CDS encoding chaperonin GroEL, producing the protein MAKQLAFNEEARAAIARGVTKLARAVKVTLGPRGRNAVLDKGYGSPTVTKDGVSVAEEIELKDPYENTGARLVREAASKTSDVAGDGTTTATVLTEAIFLEGLRCVASGADPMALNRGMQKALGKVVEKLKEMSKKVKNQTEVASIGSIAANNDAEIGKMIADAMNKVGKDGVITVEEGKGLETSVEVVEGMQFDRGYLSPHFVTNQDSMEVEFKDPYVLIYEDKISTIKGLVPLLEKIAKSGKPLFIIAEDVEGEALATLVVNKLRGTISCAAVKAPGYGDRRKSMLEDIAILTDGKAVFKDLGIQLESIDIRDLGRAKKITVDADNTTIVQGAGGSDAIAGRIKQIRNEIDATTSDYDREKLQERLAKLAGGVAQIFVGAATESEMKEKKARVEDALHATRAAVEEGILPGGGVALLRTAESLDGLKLEGDEAMGVDIVRSALAAPAKQIFKNAGLEGSVVVRKILESKDKAFGYDAEKEEYCNLLDAGVIDPTKVTRSALQNAVSIAGILLTTECVITDIPKKEEEKMPGGMGGGMRGMGGMGGMGGMGGMGGMGM; encoded by the coding sequence ATGGCGAAGCAACTGGCCTTTAATGAAGAAGCAAGGGCCGCTATAGCTAGAGGCGTTACAAAACTTGCCAGAGCAGTTAAAGTTACTTTGGGCCCAAGGGGGAGGAACGCTGTATTGGATAAAGGATACGGGAGTCCTACGGTAACTAAAGACGGTGTATCTGTGGCCGAAGAGATTGAATTAAAAGATCCTTATGAAAATACAGGCGCTAGGTTAGTACGGGAAGCTGCATCAAAGACAAGTGATGTTGCAGGTGATGGTACCACTACAGCTACGGTTCTTACCGAGGCTATATTTCTGGAAGGTCTAAGGTGTGTAGCATCGGGCGCTGATCCCATGGCGCTAAATAGGGGGATGCAAAAGGCGCTAGGTAAGGTTGTAGAAAAATTGAAAGAAATGAGCAAGAAGGTCAAGAACCAGACAGAAGTTGCAAGTATTGGTTCTATTGCAGCAAATAATGATGCTGAAATTGGAAAGATGATTGCTGATGCAATGAATAAAGTTGGAAAAGATGGCGTTATTACGGTTGAAGAAGGAAAGGGTCTTGAAACTAGCGTAGAAGTGGTAGAAGGTATGCAGTTTGACCGGGGTTATCTTTCTCCTCATTTTGTTACGAACCAAGATTCCATGGAGGTTGAGTTTAAAGATCCTTACGTTTTGATTTATGAGGATAAAATATCTACTATTAAGGGATTAGTTCCATTATTAGAGAAGATTGCAAAGAGTGGGAAACCTCTTTTTATTATTGCAGAAGATGTAGAGGGAGAAGCATTGGCAACCTTGGTAGTTAACAAGCTCCGTGGTACCATTAGTTGTGCGGCAGTAAAGGCGCCTGGGTACGGTGATCGGAGAAAATCGATGCTTGAAGATATTGCTATTCTTACCGATGGTAAGGCAGTGTTTAAAGATTTGGGAATTCAGTTGGAAAGTATCGATATTCGTGATTTAGGGCGAGCGAAGAAGATTACCGTTGATGCAGATAATACAACTATCGTTCAAGGCGCAGGCGGTTCAGATGCTATTGCAGGGCGTATCAAACAAATTCGTAATGAAATTGATGCTACGACATCAGATTATGATAGAGAAAAATTACAAGAAAGGCTCGCAAAGCTTGCCGGAGGTGTTGCTCAGATTTTTGTCGGCGCTGCTACAGAGAGTGAGATGAAGGAAAAGAAGGCAAGGGTAGAGGATGCGTTGCATGCTACAAGGGCGGCAGTTGAAGAAGGCATTTTACCCGGCGGCGGTGTTGCGTTGTTAAGAACGGCAGAGTCTCTGGATGGTCTTAAGCTTGAGGGAGACGAGGCTATGGGGGTTGATATTGTAAGAAGTGCCCTGGCTGCGCCTGCAAAACAGATATTTAAGAATGCAGGTCTGGAAGGATCTGTAGTAGTCCGAAAGATATTAGAATCTAAAGATAAAGCATTTGGCTACGATGCAGAAAAGGAGGAGTACTGCAATTTACTTGATGCAGGTGTTATAGATCCGACCAAGGTTACGAGGAGCGCATTGCAGAATGCTGTAAGCATTGCAGGAATACTATTAACAACAGAATGTGTTATTACCGATATTCCTAAAAAGGAAGAAGAGAAGATGCCGGGAGGAATGGGCGGTGGTATGAGGGGAATGGGTGGTATGGGAGGCATGGGGGGTATGGGCGGTATGGGTGGTATGGGAATGTAG
- a CDS encoding chaperonin GroES has protein sequence MVSIKPLDDRVVIEPIEAEEKTQGGILLPDTAKEKPMRGKIVAVGEGRMLENGKRAELLVKKGDKVLYGKYAGTEVVVDGKEYLVMRESDILAKIE, from the coding sequence ATGGTAAGTATCAAGCCATTAGATGATAGAGTAGTTATTGAGCCTATAGAAGCTGAAGAAAAAACGCAGGGTGGTATTCTGTTGCCTGATACTGCAAAGGAAAAGCCTATGAGGGGTAAGATTGTAGCTGTGGGTGAAGGAAGGATGTTGGAGAATGGGAAAAGGGCTGAGCTTTTGGTAAAAAAGGGAGACAAGGTGCTTTACGGAAAGTATGCGGGGACTGAGGTTGTTGTTGACGGTAAAGAATATCTGGTTATGAGGGAAAGTGATATTTTAGCCAAGATTGAGTAA
- a CDS encoding chaperone protein DnaJ translates to MEEDYYQVLGVDRSASGEDIKKAYRKIALKYHPDRNPENKEAEHIFKKAAEAYGVLGDPEKRRRYDQFGVDGLKGTESRGYSTFEDIFDAFGDIFGGGSIFEDFFGGGRGRGKAQRRGASLKCDIEVDFKDVATGIEKKIELTRREICDVCRGTGAREGTSPVNCPYCRGRGEVQQSQGFFTLRTTCPKCRGNGKIIESPCTKCGGSGRYPKKSVISIQIPAGVEDGMRLRLSGQGEPGENGASPGDLYCDIHIKPHPIFKRQGDDVLCEVPITFAQAALGCTIEVPTLTSNIIQVKIPKGTQNNEVVPLRGEGFPNLHGYGKGNLLVQVVIETPTKMTTRQEDLLREFAELEKKNVSPRQKKFFEKMKNFFE, encoded by the coding sequence ATGGAAGAAGATTATTATCAAGTATTAGGTGTTGATAGAAGTGCAAGTGGAGAAGACATAAAAAAAGCATATCGTAAGATAGCCTTAAAATATCACCCGGATAGAAACCCGGAAAATAAAGAGGCTGAACATATATTTAAGAAGGCCGCTGAGGCTTATGGTGTACTGGGTGATCCTGAAAAAAGAAGGCGTTACGATCAATTTGGAGTTGATGGCTTAAAGGGTACAGAGTCTCGCGGATATAGTACTTTTGAAGATATTTTTGATGCTTTTGGGGATATTTTTGGTGGTGGAAGTATCTTTGAGGACTTCTTTGGTGGAGGAAGGGGTCGTGGAAAGGCTCAACGGCGAGGGGCAAGTCTAAAGTGTGATATTGAGGTTGATTTCAAGGATGTAGCTACAGGTATTGAAAAAAAGATTGAACTAACACGGAGAGAGATCTGTGATGTATGTCGGGGAACTGGCGCTCGGGAAGGAACATCTCCGGTAAATTGTCCGTATTGTAGGGGTCGGGGAGAGGTTCAGCAGTCGCAAGGTTTTTTCACCTTGCGCACTACGTGTCCGAAATGCCGGGGCAATGGCAAAATTATAGAATCGCCCTGTACTAAATGTGGCGGCTCTGGCCGTTATCCAAAAAAATCAGTTATTTCTATCCAGATTCCAGCCGGTGTAGAAGATGGTATGCGGCTGAGGTTATCAGGCCAGGGAGAGCCGGGAGAAAACGGAGCATCTCCCGGAGATTTATATTGTGACATACATATCAAACCACATCCTATCTTTAAGAGACAGGGAGATGATGTTCTTTGTGAGGTTCCCATTACTTTTGCGCAGGCAGCTTTAGGTTGTACGATTGAGGTGCCTACACTTACCAGCAATATTATTCAGGTAAAAATACCAAAAGGAACACAAAACAATGAAGTTGTCCCTCTTCGTGGGGAAGGGTTTCCTAATCTGCATGGATATGGAAAGGGTAATCTTCTCGTACAGGTAGTTATTGAAACGCCTACAAAGATGACTACCAGACAAGAGGATTTATTACGTGAATTTGCTGAATTAGAGAAAAAAAATGTTTCTCCCCGGCAAAAGAAATTTTTCGAAAAAATGAAGAATTTTTTTGAATAA
- a CDS encoding aminotransferase, with the protein MKLLIPSAGMPVSFPNIVKGLLVSLNQPINTFESAMKVYTNKKYCYFTNSGITAFYIILKAIRNISEKTEVIIPAYTCPSLVIAIRKAGLKPVLCDISLKTFNMDIQSINTYTQENTLCIAPAHTFGLPIDMEAIINIAQKKSLLVVENATSSLGTTIHQRPTGTFGDVGFYSFDQEKNFSTLSGGCIITDREDIAKFIETECASLPQPGLISKLNITARLFALAFAAYPVFYTVFYNLTPKLKNTTLHADFHSFAYTKFQAGIGYTLFKHAFELFNKRFDHGIFLSDMLSGIKGIKIPELHPYAVPVFNQFPILFDNKNMKETFLKRINDTGIKIVLPYHNPIHRMYDLGYDLYEDPFPNATYFSRRLLLIPTHPMMNIEKLSKIVSIIKTGLEDDLNDKLMYPSQL; encoded by the coding sequence ATGAAATTGTTAATCCCATCTGCCGGTATGCCTGTTTCTTTTCCAAATATAGTAAAAGGGCTGTTAGTATCCCTTAACCAGCCCATCAATACCTTTGAATCAGCCATGAAGGTTTATACAAATAAAAAATATTGTTATTTTACCAACTCAGGCATCACCGCCTTTTATATCATCCTGAAGGCCATCAGGAATATCTCAGAGAAAACAGAAGTAATTATTCCCGCATATACATGCCCTTCTCTGGTTATTGCTATAAGAAAAGCGGGATTGAAGCCGGTATTATGTGATATTTCCCTCAAAACATTCAATATGGATATCCAATCTATTAATACTTATACACAGGAAAACACCCTCTGCATAGCTCCTGCACATACGTTTGGATTACCTATTGATATGGAAGCTATAATAAATATTGCCCAAAAAAAATCTTTATTGGTAGTTGAGAATGCAACATCTTCATTAGGCACAACCATTCACCAACGCCCGACAGGAACTTTTGGTGATGTCGGCTTTTATAGCTTTGATCAGGAAAAAAACTTTTCTACACTTTCCGGCGGATGTATTATTACCGATAGAGAGGACATTGCAAAATTCATTGAAACAGAATGTGCTTCACTGCCACAACCAGGATTGATTTCAAAATTAAACATTACTGCCAGATTGTTTGCATTAGCCTTTGCCGCATATCCCGTCTTTTACACAGTTTTTTATAATCTGACCCCTAAATTAAAAAACACTACCCTGCATGCTGATTTTCATAGTTTCGCCTACACAAAATTTCAAGCAGGCATTGGATATACATTATTTAAACATGCATTTGAGCTTTTCAATAAACGGTTCGATCACGGCATTTTCTTATCTGACATGCTCAGTGGGATAAAGGGAATTAAAATTCCAGAGTTACATCCATACGCTGTTCCCGTGTTCAATCAGTTTCCTATTCTGTTCGATAATAAAAATATGAAAGAAACTTTTCTTAAAAGAATTAATGATACAGGCATTAAGATCGTATTACCTTATCATAATCCAATCCATAGAATGTATGACTTAGGATATGATTTATATGAAGACCCATTTCCGAATGCTACCTATTTTTCCCGAAGATTATTGTTGATTCCTACACATCCAATGATGAATATTGAAAAATTGTCGAAGATCGTAAGCATTATAAAAACGGGCTTAGAAGATGATCTTAATGACAAACTTATGTATCCATCTCAATTATAA
- a CDS encoding chromosome partitioning protein: MRSIALLNQKGGVGKTTTTANLGACLAMLGKKVLIVDMDPQANLSVHLGVDIYNLKCSVYNLIKGECKPDEVILPTHIKGLDIIPADIDLSGAEIELVGVVGRETVLKEHLGNVLDRYDYILFDCPPSLGLLTLNVLTLVHEMFIPVQTEFFALRGVGKLLDTFEVVRKRLNNNLEITGIILCMYISRTRLSKEVVEKVKEHFEDKVFNTIIRKNVKLSESPSHGKPITSYAPDSYGSADYMALAKEVIQQENNRNLNLLEI; encoded by the coding sequence ATGAGAAGTATAGCATTACTTAACCAGAAGGGAGGAGTAGGGAAGACTACTACAACGGCAAATTTGGGCGCATGTCTTGCAATGCTGGGGAAAAAAGTGTTGATTGTCGATATGGATCCACAGGCCAATTTGAGCGTACATCTTGGGGTAGACATTTACAATCTAAAATGTTCCGTATACAACCTCATTAAGGGTGAATGTAAACCAGACGAAGTAATTTTACCTACCCATATTAAAGGTCTCGATATTATTCCTGCAGATATTGACCTCTCGGGCGCAGAAATTGAGCTTGTCGGTGTTGTTGGACGAGAGACGGTGCTAAAAGAACATTTGGGAAATGTATTAGACCGATATGATTATATTCTCTTTGACTGTCCTCCTTCTCTTGGCTTATTGACTCTTAATGTCTTGACGTTAGTACATGAGATGTTTATTCCCGTACAAACTGAATTTTTCGCATTACGAGGGGTGGGTAAGTTGTTGGATACATTTGAGGTTGTGAGAAAAAGATTAAATAATAATTTAGAGATTACCGGAATAATTCTTTGTATGTATATTAGTCGTACCCGACTTAGCAAGGAAGTTGTTGAAAAGGTTAAAGAACACTTTGAAGATAAGGTATTTAATACAATTATCAGGAAAAATGTGAAACTTTCAGAATCTCCCAGTCATGGTAAGCCAATTACATCTTATGCGCCTGATTCTTATGGTTCTGCAGATTACATGGCCCTTGCAAAGGAAGTCATACAGCAGGAAAATAACAGAAATCTTAATTTGTTGGAAATATAA
- a CDS encoding chaperonin GroEL has translation MAAKQLIYDEDARKLLQKGIKQLADTVRVTMGPTGRNVILEKGFGTPSITKDGVTVAKEVELKNPFENMGAKMVCEVASKTSDIAGDGTTTATIFAEAIFNEGLKNVVAGANPMAIKRGIDKAVEVVVAELKKLSKPVKGRSEIAQVGTISANNDTSIGNLLADAMEKVGKDGVITVEEAKGIETTLTVVEGMQFDKGYLSPYFITDAQNMQVVLEDAYILLYEKKISSVKDLVPLLEKIASGGKPLLIISEDIEGEALATLVVNKLRGVLSCAAVKAPGFGDRRKAMLEDIAVLTKGRAVTEDLGLKLESIGIEDLGRAKRITIDKDNTTIIEGAAKKADIQARINQIKNQIEQTTSNYDKEKLSERLAKLAGGVAVIHVGAATEAEMNEKKARVEDALHATRAAVEEGIVPGGGVAFIRTIPVLDEARKKLKGDEKVGADIIRKALESPLRQIAFNTGADGSVVVEEVKELSTTKGYDANTGKYVDMFETGIVDPAKVSRVALQNAASVAGLLLTTETMITELKEDEEEKVIEGSVY, from the coding sequence ATGGCAGCAAAACAGTTAATTTATGATGAAGATGCCAGGAAGTTGCTCCAAAAAGGGATTAAACAGCTGGCAGATACTGTCCGAGTAACCATGGGTCCTACGGGAAGAAATGTGATTCTGGAAAAAGGATTTGGTACACCTTCAATTACAAAAGACGGTGTAACGGTTGCTAAGGAAGTTGAGTTGAAAAATCCCTTTGAAAATATGGGGGCAAAGATGGTTTGTGAGGTTGCATCAAAGACCAGCGATATTGCCGGAGATGGCACCACTACAGCTACCATCTTTGCAGAAGCTATCTTTAATGAAGGATTAAAAAATGTAGTTGCTGGCGCAAATCCAATGGCAATAAAAAGAGGTATTGATAAGGCTGTAGAAGTTGTAGTTGCGGAGCTTAAGAAATTAAGTAAGCCGGTGAAAGGCCGTTCTGAAATTGCCCAGGTAGGAACGATCTCTGCTAACAACGATACCTCAATTGGAAATCTATTGGCTGATGCAATGGAAAAGGTTGGCAAGGATGGGGTTATTACCGTTGAAGAGGCTAAGGGAATTGAGACTACGCTAACGGTTGTGGAAGGAATGCAATTTGATAAAGGATATCTCTCTCCATACTTTATTACTGATGCGCAGAATATGCAGGTTGTTTTGGAAGATGCCTATATACTCCTTTATGAGAAAAAGATATCAAGCGTAAAGGATCTTGTCCCTTTATTGGAAAAGATTGCAAGCGGAGGAAAACCTTTGCTCATTATATCGGAAGATATAGAGGGTGAGGCATTGGCAACTTTGGTTGTTAATAAACTCCGAGGTGTATTGAGTTGTGCGGCTGTGAAAGCTCCTGGTTTTGGTGACCGCAGAAAGGCGATGCTTGAGGATATTGCTGTATTAACAAAAGGACGCGCTGTTACAGAGGATCTGGGATTAAAGCTGGAGAGTATAGGAATTGAAGACCTTGGCCGTGCCAAACGGATTACCATCGATAAGGATAATACGACCATCATCGAAGGTGCAGCAAAGAAAGCCGATATACAGGCTAGAATTAATCAAATTAAAAATCAAATTGAGCAGACAACTTCCAATTACGATAAGGAAAAATTAAGCGAGAGACTCGCAAAATTGGCAGGCGGAGTAGCTGTTATTCATGTAGGCGCTGCAACTGAAGCTGAAATGAATGAGAAAAAGGCGCGCGTAGAAGATGCGCTCCATGCGACCCGTGCAGCTGTTGAAGAAGGGATCGTTCCCGGAGGTGGTGTGGCCTTTATCAGAACAATACCGGTACTTGATGAAGCACGTAAAAAACTCAAAGGCGACGAAAAGGTTGGTGCAGACATTATTAGAAAAGCGCTCGAATCGCCATTACGTCAAATTGCCTTCAATACAGGCGCCGATGGTTCGGTAGTTGTTGAAGAGGTCAAAGAGCTATCGACTACGAAGGGATATGATGCTAATACAGGAAAATATGTCGATATGTTCGAGACAGGAATCGTGGATCCGGCAAAGGTATCGCGTGTTGCATTACAGAATGCTGCCAGTGTTGCCGGTTTGCTGTTGACTACGGAAACTATGATTACTGAACTCAAAGAGGATGAAGAAGAAAAGGTGATTGAAGGCAGTGTTTACTAA
- a CDS encoding 1-deoxy-D-xylulose 5-phosphate reductoisomerase yields MKNIVILGSTGSIGKNTLEVARNLKDKFRVIGLSSNSRWELLSDQIEEFKPTYIALNDSKLVEKIKGRFPNNNVKVITGSNCLEEIVQKKEVDIVVSAVVGAVGLPAAIATLQQGKILALANKESLVMAGHIVMSLAKKNQILPVDSEHSAIFQSLQSGKPGEIKRVIITASGGPFYDYPREKLCDVSPAQALKHPTWQMGQKITIDSATLMNKALEIIEAKWLFDLKIEQIDVVIHPQSIIHSMVEFCDGSVIAQMGMPDMKVPIQYALTYPERKALSVKSFDLSSIGNLTFKKPDMEKFPALKLGYQAAREGGTIGAILNAANEVAVQAFLDGHIRFTEIVSYVEKMVNDHHFIKNPCLEDVLAADIWARQEIKNALFKRIN; encoded by the coding sequence ATGAAAAATATTGTTATTCTTGGTTCTACAGGCTCGATTGGTAAAAACACTCTTGAAGTTGCTCGAAATTTAAAAGACAAGTTTCGAGTTATCGGTCTCTCCTCAAATTCACGATGGGAATTGCTTTCCGATCAAATTGAAGAATTCAAGCCAACATATATTGCCTTAAACGATAGCAAATTAGTTGAAAAGATAAAAGGTCGCTTTCCAAACAATAATGTAAAAGTAATTACGGGAAGCAATTGTTTGGAAGAAATTGTTCAAAAAAAAGAAGTAGATATTGTGGTTTCTGCTGTGGTAGGCGCAGTGGGTTTGCCGGCAGCTATTGCAACTTTACAACAGGGGAAGATTCTTGCGCTGGCTAATAAGGAATCACTTGTTATGGCCGGGCATATAGTGATGTCGTTGGCAAAAAAAAATCAAATTTTACCCGTAGATAGTGAGCATAGCGCAATATTTCAATCTCTTCAATCTGGTAAGCCGGGTGAAATCAAGCGTGTTATTATTACAGCATCAGGTGGTCCTTTTTACGATTATCCTCGAGAAAAGCTTTGTGATGTAAGTCCAGCACAGGCACTCAAACATCCAACTTGGCAAATGGGACAGAAGATAACAATAGATTCAGCTACTCTGATGAATAAGGCGCTGGAGATTATAGAGGCTAAATGGTTATTTGATCTGAAGATAGAGCAAATTGATGTCGTGATACATCCGCAATCAATCATTCATTCTATGGTGGAATTTTGTGATGGGTCGGTTATTGCGCAGATGGGTATGCCTGATATGAAGGTCCCGATTCAATATGCTTTAACATACCCTGAAAGAAAGGCTTTGAGTGTAAAATCATTCGATTTATCAAGTATAGGGAATCTTACATTCAAAAAGCCCGATATGGAAAAATTTCCGGCTCTGAAATTAGGGTATCAAGCCGCTCGGGAAGGCGGTACAATTGGCGCGATTCTTAATGCCGCCAATGAAGTTGCAGTTCAGGCCTTTTTGGATGGCCATATTCGATTTACCGAGATAGTATCTTATGTAGAAAAGATGGTAAATGATCATCACTTTATTAAAAACCCTTGTCTGGAGGATGTTTTAGCAGCTGATATCTGGGCAAGGCAGGAGATAAAAAATGCCTTATTTAAACGTATCAACTAA